Within the Candidatus Cloacimonadota bacterium genome, the region CCTGAAAGGAGTCCAGACTTCAAATAAATCCTTTTTCCAATATGCTTTTACATCGATTACGATTCTTTCTTTCATCTCGATTTCTGCTATCAAATCGTATATTAAATTCTTTTGCTTCCAAGTCAATTTATGATCAAAGGTCAATAGAAGATCATAATCTGATTCCTCGGAAAAATCTTCTCTTGTACGAGAACCGTAAAAATATGTTCCCAAAAGATCTGATAAATGAGATTTAACGA harbors:
- a CDS encoding nucleotidyltransferase domain-containing protein, with product MKTESLIQEINKLVKSHLSDLLGTYFYGSRTREDFSEESDYDLLLTFDHKLTWKQKNLIYDLIAEIEMKERIVIDVKAYWKKDLFEVWTPFR